From a region of the Armatimonas rosea genome:
- a CDS encoding CHASE2 domain-containing protein, translated as MNRRGQALAFIGVLAFALVAVLVWRPSPLLPAVGDLEWPFYDWHLQASARKKPLTIAESPVVIVAMDDETPIKLAFSEVLEDPFYPLPRSCHGDLLRQLERAGVRGIAFDLVFTEKSEHDESFLSALKTRQGTLAATRPLQTETGEETFVPLASTLEEGLTPASVEVPRSAGRSVRFIPSLVQDQGSTRLDRHVPHLGIALVAAGEGVLEQAAQVTGGYFLWGTLRLPIAASFGSNTALIRYLGPENTFPRVRYEDILLSDSPPAELKGKLVFVGRYSTLEDRHMTPLGEMTGTEILANIAYMTATRNSLRTTEAWSLWIGLGLSVAFLILVWRFTLLPALLGAGLLGSAWTLLTHATFLRTGVWWESATPLLLLGLSVAITTPYEIVRAHRAFKTQVSAAAAHSALSGRGMQLGTQEVYVTVVFCDIRGFTSFCETHSADAVEAMLRSYFEAGDSAARRFGSELDKFMGDAILLYFFELPKQEPGAVRAIRWAWEMQRAAETIGIQVGIGIASGLAREGFIGTPGRMQRTVIGDVVNLASRLQEATKTLKTPILLSEGSFSQLESLTAEPLGEITVRGKQQPVRVFRPAPVKE; from the coding sequence ATGAACCGACGTGGACAGGCGCTAGCGTTTATTGGGGTGCTTGCCTTTGCCCTGGTCGCGGTGCTCGTCTGGCGGCCGAGCCCCCTGCTTCCTGCGGTGGGCGATCTAGAGTGGCCTTTCTACGACTGGCACCTGCAGGCTAGCGCACGCAAGAAGCCCCTGACTATCGCCGAGTCGCCCGTGGTGATCGTCGCCATGGACGATGAGACGCCCATCAAGCTGGCCTTCTCCGAGGTTCTTGAAGACCCGTTCTATCCCCTCCCCCGCTCGTGCCATGGGGATCTCCTGCGCCAGCTAGAGCGGGCGGGGGTGCGGGGGATCGCCTTTGACCTGGTCTTTACCGAAAAAAGCGAGCACGACGAGAGCTTCCTCAGCGCCCTTAAGACGCGCCAAGGGACCCTTGCAGCCACCCGTCCGCTCCAGACAGAGACCGGGGAAGAGACCTTCGTCCCCCTCGCCTCGACCCTAGAGGAGGGCCTTACCCCCGCCTCCGTGGAGGTTCCTCGCTCCGCAGGCCGCAGCGTGCGCTTTATTCCCTCGCTTGTGCAGGACCAAGGCAGCACCCGCCTCGACCGGCATGTCCCGCATCTCGGGATTGCGCTGGTAGCCGCGGGGGAGGGCGTGCTGGAGCAGGCGGCACAGGTGACCGGGGGCTACTTCCTCTGGGGGACGCTACGGCTGCCAATCGCGGCCAGCTTTGGCTCCAATACAGCGCTCATTCGCTACTTGGGGCCAGAGAATACCTTTCCACGGGTGCGCTACGAGGATATCCTACTGAGCGACTCGCCCCCCGCAGAGCTCAAGGGCAAGCTCGTGTTTGTCGGGCGCTACAGCACGCTCGAAGACCGGCACATGACCCCCCTCGGCGAGATGACCGGCACCGAGATCCTGGCCAACATCGCCTACATGACCGCCACCCGCAACAGCCTACGGACCACGGAGGCCTGGAGCCTGTGGATTGGGCTGGGGCTGAGTGTGGCCTTTCTGATCCTGGTCTGGCGCTTCACCCTTCTCCCCGCTCTGCTCGGCGCGGGCCTGCTGGGCAGTGCCTGGACCTTGCTGACCCACGCGACCTTTCTTCGGACGGGGGTCTGGTGGGAGAGCGCCACGCCCCTCCTGCTGCTGGGCCTCTCGGTTGCGATAACCACCCCCTACGAGATCGTCCGGGCGCACCGCGCCTTCAAGACCCAGGTCTCGGCAGCGGCGGCCCATAGCGCCCTCTCGGGCAGGGGAATGCAGCTGGGGACCCAAGAGGTCTATGTCACGGTGGTCTTCTGCGATATCCGCGGCTTCACCAGCTTCTGCGAGACCCACAGCGCCGATGCGGTCGAGGCGATGCTGCGCTCGTACTTTGAGGCGGGCGATAGCGCGGCGCGGCGCTTTGGCTCGGAGCTGGATAAGTTCATGGGCGATGCGATCTTGCTCTACTTCTTCGAGCTTCCCAAGCAGGAGCCGGGTGCGGTGCGCGCGATCCGGTGGGCCTGGGAGATGCAGCGTGCGGCGGAGACCATCGGCATTCAGGTCGGGATTGGGATCGCCTCGGGGCTGGCGCGCGAGGGCTTTATCGGCACCCCGGGGCGGATGCAGCGCACGGTGATCGGGGACGTGGTCAACCTGGCCTCGCGGCTTCAAGAGGCCACCAAGACCCTCAAGACCCCCATTCTCCTCAGCGAGGGAAGTTTTTCGCAGCTGGAGAGCCTCACCGCTGAACCCCTGGGAGAGATCACCGTCAGAGGTAAACAACAGCCCGTGCGGGTCTTCCGGCCTGCCCCGGTCAAGGAGTGA
- a CDS encoding competence type IV pilus major pilin ComGC, which produces MRSLRRAFTLVEIMIVVLIIGILVSIAVPNFVRARESARARACVGNLRQIDSAKEQYAMDFRLAQGATLPALSVLCGTGTGTYIKGNAPVCPSNGTYTVNVLGTDPTCSVGTGAAVAHVLP; this is translated from the coding sequence ATGAGGTCGCTTCGTCGTGCGTTTACGCTTGTCGAGATCATGATTGTTGTCTTGATTATCGGCATCCTCGTCTCGATCGCCGTTCCCAACTTTGTCCGTGCCCGTGAGTCCGCTCGCGCTCGTGCCTGTGTGGGTAATCTCCGCCAGATCGACTCGGCCAAGGAGCAGTACGCCATGGACTTCCGGTTGGCTCAAGGCGCAACCCTGCCTGCGCTCTCTGTACTCTGTGGCACGGGAACCGGCACGTATATCAAGGGAAACGCGCCTGTCTGTCCCTCGAACGGAACCTACACCGTCAACGTTCTGGGAACCGACCCCACTTGTTCGGTCGGTACGGGGGCAGCGGTCGCCCATGTTCTTCCCTAG
- a CDS encoding carbohydrate binding family 9 domain-containing protein encodes MFSRAALLLTSLCLLVPLLHAREPERSSRPLQAHRRTAPAPSLDGELTDALWKDVPTASEFTDPQTGRLAADPTVARLTYDNESIYVAIECRDSQPEGIVGRELERDSLYRGDRNSEDWIEVAFDPFLSFKENDQARFAVNALGTRSARFGGGRANKAEWSGAWDAAVKRTPTGWSAELRIPWKVLNYPAGQAGQKRDFGLNFTRFQYRTRIRSQWSNTGLQGFSNLIGRWKDVEVPRSAFHPTLSTLPYTLTFGGDGPAVERMGIDARYQATPDLTAVVSANPDFATVENAVQSIGFSRSERFVEERRPFFLEGGDYFRTGQFFSLGPLFYSNRIEKFDVGAKVFGKLSPQDTIGVLLTEDFGNRSDLVARYRRDLSPTAQAGVFMSQKDALAGDHNSVGGAFANNRWGKVGFDSQHFFSGGRVEGEKADGYASSNNFQYFDGNHFTSVQYLTASKDFRDANGLVFFNDFKGFSGYHNWSREWRKGAWRSFNVDFGPQYWWHQDGRPFQRGASLGVNFQTRSDWSLGVNVNHSRFDEQTDRTIGFRLTSGVSNRFKSYGLNFTTGTQGGAPTRFFGPQVSVRMLKRLDVIYQGGIQEQNGWNRQHIATFNYQFSGTRTLGGRVVSQTEPGKAPNTNWYVSYRNAGGAGTELYFLFGDPNAVKFTPRAAVKLVFAR; translated from the coding sequence ATGTTTTCACGCGCAGCACTGTTGCTTACCTCTTTGTGTCTCCTCGTGCCGCTTCTGCATGCCCGGGAGCCGGAGCGTAGCAGCCGTCCGCTCCAGGCACACCGTCGCACGGCCCCAGCCCCGAGTCTCGATGGCGAGCTCACGGATGCTCTCTGGAAAGACGTCCCCACCGCCAGCGAGTTCACCGATCCCCAGACCGGAAGGCTCGCCGCCGACCCGACCGTGGCGAGGCTCACCTACGATAATGAGAGTATCTATGTCGCCATTGAGTGCCGCGACAGCCAGCCCGAGGGGATCGTGGGGCGGGAGCTGGAGCGCGATAGCCTCTACCGGGGCGACCGCAACAGCGAGGACTGGATCGAGGTCGCCTTCGATCCCTTTCTCTCCTTTAAAGAAAACGACCAGGCGCGCTTTGCGGTCAATGCGCTGGGAACCCGCTCGGCGCGCTTTGGGGGCGGTCGTGCCAACAAGGCGGAGTGGAGCGGGGCTTGGGACGCCGCGGTCAAGCGCACCCCGACCGGCTGGAGCGCGGAGCTACGGATTCCCTGGAAGGTGCTGAACTACCCTGCGGGGCAGGCGGGACAGAAGCGCGACTTCGGGCTCAACTTCACCCGCTTCCAGTACCGGACACGCATCCGCTCGCAGTGGAGCAACACGGGCCTGCAGGGCTTCTCGAACCTCATTGGGCGCTGGAAAGATGTCGAGGTGCCGCGAAGCGCCTTCCACCCGACTCTCTCCACCCTGCCCTACACGCTCACGTTTGGCGGCGATGGTCCTGCTGTGGAGCGGATGGGGATCGATGCCCGCTACCAAGCGACCCCCGATCTCACGGCGGTGGTGAGCGCCAACCCAGACTTTGCGACTGTCGAGAACGCGGTGCAGAGCATCGGCTTCTCCCGCTCAGAGCGCTTTGTGGAGGAGCGTCGGCCCTTCTTTCTCGAAGGCGGCGACTACTTCCGCACGGGGCAGTTCTTCTCTCTGGGGCCGCTGTTCTACTCCAACCGGATCGAGAAGTTCGATGTGGGGGCGAAGGTCTTTGGCAAGCTCAGCCCACAGGACACGATCGGGGTCTTGCTCACCGAGGACTTTGGCAACCGTAGCGACCTAGTGGCGCGCTACCGCCGCGATCTCTCCCCAACAGCCCAGGCGGGGGTCTTTATGAGCCAGAAAGATGCGCTGGCCGGGGACCACAACAGCGTGGGCGGTGCCTTTGCCAACAACCGCTGGGGGAAGGTCGGCTTCGATAGCCAGCACTTCTTCTCGGGCGGGCGGGTCGAGGGCGAGAAGGCCGACGGTTATGCATCGTCCAATAACTTCCAGTACTTCGATGGCAACCACTTCACGAGTGTCCAGTATCTGACAGCTAGCAAGGACTTCCGCGATGCCAATGGGCTGGTCTTCTTCAACGACTTCAAGGGCTTCTCGGGCTACCACAACTGGAGTCGTGAGTGGCGCAAGGGGGCCTGGCGCTCGTTCAATGTGGACTTTGGGCCGCAGTACTGGTGGCACCAAGACGGCCGTCCCTTCCAGCGCGGCGCGTCTCTGGGGGTGAACTTCCAGACCCGCTCGGACTGGAGCCTGGGGGTGAATGTCAACCACAGCCGCTTCGACGAGCAGACCGACCGGACGATTGGGTTTCGGCTGACCTCGGGGGTGAGCAATCGCTTCAAGAGCTACGGGCTAAACTTTACGACCGGAACCCAAGGCGGGGCCCCGACGCGCTTTTTCGGCCCGCAGGTCTCGGTGCGGATGCTCAAACGGCTCGATGTGATCTACCAAGGGGGGATTCAGGAGCAGAACGGCTGGAACCGGCAGCATATCGCGACCTTCAACTACCAGTTCTCGGGCACCCGGACGCTGGGAGGGCGTGTCGTCAGCCAGACCGAGCCGGGCAAGGCCCCCAATACGAACTGGTATGTCTCGTACCGCAATGCGGGCGGCGCGGGGACGGAGCTCTACTTCCTCTTTGGGGACCCCAATGCCGTAAAGTTCACGCCCCGCGCCGCGGTCAAGCTGGTCTTTGCGCGCTAG
- a CDS encoding sensor histidine kinase, with translation MLNFFRELTHRPLNRSQREPLLVSILLLSAFIGMGFYIVSALMSARSLREQNALRRNATLAVIYSKIVSSDVRDSLSLIHSFEDRFFEKKIQLTKKEQDALAQYSEISPRLYQATVLSAEGECLYSTDPRFAHFLVDSLHRAGFPQNPHLPLIESLENIPTFFSPVPRRNPQGYLVTSFRPEGFSLWLADFAITGTQVFIIQRDGQVIVSTNTEERWKQVPLNYEPLHRARKGLSDATIDQHPFMARRALVGFAPIPETQWCLLVVQNEVDAYNEEDFPVINLTRTTAPLLLFLPFAAWMTLNRYHKQLRKAQELSFHNERLHVFAQAKSDLLANVSHDLKTPIASLQLSLGSLHDPELAHQPERLQAYALLLEQELGRLSSKVRNLLDMSRLEHIPPDSGAPLLELSEVVGDALERMRPLLAEHALRIDFPAEPLFTECDPERLVTVVINLLENAIRYTPPGSPLFLSASTTDQTLCFTLRDSGPGIPEEFHPFLFEKFYRVPGQQLHGTGLGLAICKSIIEAQGGTITVSSPPEGGAAFTVTLPRYEMEPPE, from the coding sequence ATGCTAAATTTTTTCCGTGAGCTTACACACCGCCCCCTAAACCGCAGCCAGCGCGAGCCACTCCTGGTCTCGATACTGCTCCTGAGTGCTTTTATCGGGATGGGCTTCTATATCGTCAGCGCCCTCATGAGTGCGCGCTCTCTTCGCGAACAGAATGCCCTCCGCAGAAACGCCACACTTGCTGTCATCTACTCCAAGATTGTCTCCAGCGATGTCCGCGACTCCCTAAGCCTGATTCACTCTTTTGAGGATCGTTTCTTCGAGAAAAAGATCCAGCTCACGAAGAAAGAACAAGATGCCCTCGCACAGTACAGCGAGATCTCTCCCCGGCTCTACCAGGCAACGGTGCTCTCCGCCGAGGGCGAGTGTCTCTACTCCACAGACCCACGCTTCGCTCACTTTCTCGTCGACTCGTTGCACCGAGCGGGCTTTCCACAAAACCCTCATCTTCCCTTGATCGAGAGCCTGGAGAACATCCCGACCTTCTTTAGCCCGGTTCCACGGCGCAATCCCCAAGGCTACTTGGTGACCTCTTTCCGCCCCGAAGGGTTCTCTCTCTGGCTGGCCGACTTTGCCATCACAGGGACTCAGGTCTTTATTATCCAGCGCGACGGCCAAGTGATTGTCTCGACTAACACGGAGGAGCGCTGGAAGCAGGTCCCCCTAAACTACGAGCCGCTCCATCGGGCACGAAAAGGCCTCTCCGATGCCACGATCGACCAGCATCCCTTTATGGCACGGCGCGCTCTGGTGGGCTTCGCGCCTATCCCTGAGACCCAGTGGTGCCTTCTGGTCGTGCAGAACGAGGTTGATGCCTACAACGAGGAAGACTTTCCTGTTATCAATCTCACCCGGACAACCGCGCCGCTGCTACTTTTCCTGCCCTTTGCTGCCTGGATGACCCTCAATCGCTACCATAAGCAGCTCCGTAAAGCGCAGGAGCTCTCGTTTCATAATGAGCGCCTCCATGTCTTTGCACAGGCTAAGTCCGACCTCCTGGCCAATGTCTCCCACGACCTGAAGACCCCGATCGCCAGCCTACAGCTCTCCCTGGGGAGCCTGCATGACCCTGAGCTTGCACACCAGCCCGAGCGCCTCCAAGCCTATGCCCTCCTGCTGGAGCAGGAGCTAGGGCGGCTCTCCAGCAAGGTGCGCAACCTGCTGGACATGTCCCGCTTGGAGCACATCCCCCCCGACTCTGGAGCGCCCCTCCTGGAGCTCAGCGAGGTCGTGGGGGATGCTCTGGAGAGGATGCGCCCCCTCCTTGCGGAGCATGCACTCCGCATTGACTTCCCTGCCGAGCCACTCTTTACCGAGTGCGACCCGGAGCGGCTCGTGACAGTGGTGATAAACCTCTTGGAGAACGCGATCCGCTACACGCCTCCGGGGAGTCCGCTCTTTCTCTCCGCAAGCACGACCGACCAGACCCTCTGCTTCACCCTCCGCGACTCGGGGCCGGGTATCCCGGAGGAGTTTCACCCGTTTCTGTTTGAGAAGTTCTACCGGGTTCCCGGCCAGCAGCTCCACGGAACGGGACTGGGACTGGCGATCTGCAAGAGCATTATCGAGGCGCAAGGCGGGACGATCACGGTCAGCTCGCCTCCCGAAGGCGGTGCGGCGTTTACGGTTACCCTACCCCGCTACGAAATGGAGCCCCCCGAATGA
- a CDS encoding DUF1501 domain-containing protein has product MGRRSFLGIGGMALGQARPGARAKQVLVIFEQGGVSHIDTWDPKPDAPTEHRSPFKTIKTKADGVYVTELLAQTAQHMDKLAIVRCMTQPTPGIGNSHPKGSQYVYSGEAPGGPVEMPDIGSIVAQRLGTKAPYLPAHILLPGTDEQADSSRIGFMPPGYTAFKTGGSPADPKWQVPNLGLLTGIDERRFKDRQSLLSALDVGFVHGSAPKDVEAMQSLMHQATDMLTNPLTRKAFDLGTESDKVRERYGTGHRGQCYLLGRKLIESGVRYVTVDVREPMNSYVNGKQVRYDGGNNMNWDHHDGIYSKTHTNNIPGGGAGAGRWGIQTWPMMGSTDQAFSALIEDMAQRGLLQETLVCFVTEFGRTPRINERQGRDHWTHAFSFAFAGAGVPGGTVIGSTDRDGGFITSPMAYTLEDYAATIYEKLGIDRRQPLHTPQGRPVPIAGKGKPIPELF; this is encoded by the coding sequence TTGGGACGACGCAGTTTTCTAGGGATCGGGGGCATGGCGCTGGGGCAGGCGCGGCCGGGAGCGCGGGCGAAGCAAGTGCTGGTGATCTTCGAGCAGGGGGGAGTCTCCCATATCGACACCTGGGACCCCAAGCCCGATGCACCCACGGAGCACCGGAGCCCGTTTAAGACCATCAAGACCAAGGCCGACGGAGTCTATGTCACCGAGCTTCTGGCGCAGACCGCCCAGCACATGGACAAGCTTGCCATTGTCCGCTGCATGACCCAGCCGACTCCAGGCATTGGCAACTCGCACCCCAAGGGCTCGCAGTATGTCTACTCGGGCGAGGCACCCGGCGGCCCGGTGGAGATGCCCGATATCGGCTCGATTGTCGCCCAGCGCCTCGGGACCAAGGCACCGTACCTACCCGCCCATATCCTCCTGCCCGGCACCGATGAGCAGGCCGATAGCTCGCGCATTGGCTTCATGCCCCCCGGCTACACCGCATTTAAGACCGGAGGGAGCCCCGCCGATCCCAAGTGGCAGGTGCCCAATCTCGGGCTGTTGACGGGGATCGATGAGCGGCGCTTCAAGGACCGACAGAGCCTGCTCTCCGCGCTGGATGTGGGCTTTGTGCACGGGAGCGCGCCCAAGGATGTCGAGGCGATGCAGTCGCTGATGCACCAGGCCACGGACATGCTCACCAACCCGCTGACCCGCAAGGCCTTTGACCTGGGCACGGAGTCCGATAAAGTGCGCGAGCGCTACGGCACGGGCCACCGTGGCCAGTGCTACCTGCTGGGCCGCAAGCTGATCGAGTCGGGCGTGCGCTACGTCACCGTGGATGTCCGCGAGCCGATGAACTCGTATGTCAATGGCAAGCAAGTCCGCTACGACGGTGGCAACAACATGAACTGGGACCACCACGATGGGATCTACTCCAAGACCCACACCAACAACATTCCCGGTGGCGGCGCGGGCGCGGGGCGCTGGGGCATCCAGACCTGGCCGATGATGGGCTCGACCGACCAGGCGTTCTCCGCCCTGATCGAGGACATGGCCCAGCGCGGTTTACTGCAAGAGACCCTGGTCTGCTTTGTGACGGAGTTCGGTCGCACGCCACGCATCAACGAGCGCCAGGGCCGTGACCACTGGACCCATGCCTTTAGCTTCGCCTTCGCCGGCGCGGGTGTCCCTGGCGGCACGGTGATCGGCTCGACCGACCGCGACGGTGGCTTTATCACTAGCCCGATGGCCTACACGCTAGAGGACTACGCCGCGACAATCTACGAGAAGCTGGGCATCGACCGCCGCCAGCCGCTCCACACCCCACAAGGTCGCCCCGTGCCTATCGCGGGCAAGGGCAAGCCCATCCCGGAGCTGTTTTAG
- a CDS encoding response regulator transcription factor: MSAGVVLVIEDDPHLQQVLADQLRQQDWTVSTSATGQGGLDSFAKVSPDIVLLDIGLGDMNGLQVCQALRQQSTVPIILVTAADTPQMKITALELGADDYLTKPFYLGELLARMRAVLRRTQKGQKVSPNAVIEIGPLRIDLNKREVFREDVYINLTKTEFDILQALVKNIDEAISYKNLLKQVWGEGYDDIRSLHVHLSHLRKKIEPDVSGPRYLVTIPGMGYRLRSQLISS; this comes from the coding sequence ATGAGTGCAGGAGTCGTACTGGTTATTGAAGACGATCCCCATCTCCAGCAGGTTCTGGCCGATCAGCTCCGGCAGCAAGACTGGACCGTCTCCACAAGCGCAACGGGCCAAGGCGGTCTGGACTCCTTCGCCAAGGTGTCGCCGGATATTGTCTTACTCGATATTGGGCTGGGAGACATGAACGGGCTCCAGGTCTGCCAGGCGCTTCGGCAGCAGAGCACTGTTCCTATCATCCTCGTCACCGCCGCCGATACCCCCCAGATGAAGATCACGGCTCTTGAGCTCGGTGCCGATGACTACCTGACCAAGCCCTTTTATCTGGGGGAGCTCCTGGCCCGGATGCGTGCGGTACTACGAAGAACACAGAAGGGGCAAAAAGTATCTCCAAATGCAGTAATCGAGATTGGGCCACTAAGAATCGACCTCAACAAACGCGAAGTTTTCAGAGAGGATGTATATATCAACCTCACAAAGACAGAATTCGATATACTACAAGCACTTGTAAAGAACATAGACGAAGCCATCAGCTATAAAAACTTACTCAAGCAAGTATGGGGTGAAGGATATGACGATATCAGATCTCTTCATGTACACTTATCACATCTTCGTAAAAAAATTGAGCCCGATGTTAGTGGACCCAGGTATCTCGTAACAATACCAGGTATGGGTTACCGACTAAGAAGCCAGCTAATATCATCCTAA
- a CDS encoding SPFH domain-containing protein, translated as MFQNQQQMHPQEETSSGWSREKDAVGLPGGLAIAIHLILVGIAIFGFATQNIPLGVGLMLLVFFTLGGYFTVAPGESFVLMMFGKYVGTVKKNGIFWTLPWVGKQRISLRTRTLNGQQLKVNDSMGNPIEIACVIVWKVTDTYRSTFEVQNYESFVAMQSETAIRHIAATHPYDSDDDRAISLRRNASEVCDDLVKEIQARLAPAGVTVTDASLSHLAYSPEIAGAMLRRQQAAAVISARQRIVEGAVGMVEMALQRIEEKKMVQMSEDQKAAMVANLMTVLCSEQSAQPVVNTSVQASS; from the coding sequence ATGTTTCAGAACCAACAACAGATGCACCCCCAAGAGGAGACCTCCTCGGGGTGGTCACGCGAGAAAGATGCGGTCGGGCTCCCCGGTGGGCTCGCCATTGCCATCCACTTAATCCTGGTCGGGATCGCGATTTTTGGCTTCGCGACCCAGAACATCCCCCTTGGCGTTGGCCTCATGCTCTTGGTTTTCTTCACGCTAGGCGGCTACTTCACCGTGGCACCAGGAGAGAGCTTTGTCTTGATGATGTTTGGCAAGTATGTCGGGACGGTCAAGAAAAACGGGATCTTCTGGACCCTGCCCTGGGTGGGCAAGCAGCGCATCAGCCTGCGCACCCGGACGCTCAACGGCCAGCAGCTCAAGGTCAACGACTCCATGGGCAACCCAATTGAGATCGCCTGCGTGATTGTCTGGAAAGTCACCGATACCTACCGCTCGACCTTTGAGGTGCAGAACTACGAGTCGTTTGTGGCGATGCAGTCCGAGACCGCGATCCGCCATATCGCCGCCACGCACCCCTACGACTCCGACGACGACAGGGCGATCTCGCTGCGGCGCAACGCCAGCGAGGTCTGTGATGATTTGGTCAAAGAGATCCAGGCCCGCCTCGCCCCCGCCGGGGTGACGGTCACCGATGCCAGCCTCTCACACCTGGCCTACTCCCCCGAGATCGCCGGCGCGATGCTCCGCCGCCAGCAGGCCGCCGCCGTGATCTCCGCCCGCCAGCGCATTGTCGAGGGCGCGGTCGGAATGGTCGAGATGGCGCTCCAGCGGATCGAGGAGAAAAAGATGGTGCAGATGAGCGAGGACCAGAAGGCCGCCATGGTCGCCAACCTCATGACCGTCCTCTGCTCCGAGCAGTCCGCCCAGCCCGTCGTCAATACCAGCGTCCAGGCCTCTTCCTAG
- a CDS encoding competence type IV pilus major pilin ComGC → MKSLRRAFTLVEIMIVVLIIGILVAIAVPNFVRARESARARACVANLKQIDSAKEQYAMDYKLAQGSTMPALSVLCGAGTTTYIKGGTPTCASSGTYTVGNLGTDPVCSIGTGAAVAHVLP, encoded by the coding sequence ATGAAGTCTCTTCGCCGTGCGTTTACGCTTGTTGAAATTATGATCGTCGTCCTGATTATCGGTATCCTGGTCGCGATCGCTGTCCCCAACTTTGTCCGTGCTCGTGAGTCCGCTCGCGCTCGTGCTTGTGTTGCCAACCTGAAGCAGATCGACTCCGCCAAGGAGCAGTACGCCATGGACTACAAGCTGGCACAGGGCTCCACCATGCCCGCTCTGTCCGTGCTCTGTGGCGCGGGTACCACCACCTACATCAAGGGCGGTACTCCCACCTGTGCATCGAGCGGAACCTACACCGTCGGCAACCTGGGTACCGACCCGGTCTGCTCCATCGGTACCGGCGCGGCCGTTGCCCACGTCCTGCCGTAG
- a CDS encoding FecR family protein, which yields MQSPPFARIADAFGSVEKKLPGSTTFRPLSIGDRVPAATVLRTASDAALLIELPDKHVVRVGASSTVVLNQLGQDKQFALKVLSGQVWALVKKANHPSKFTVETSSGVAGVTGTFFAVGLDQETQEMIVSTEEGSVEVQSYDDAGVPLGQPVAVREGMMVRAARQRAKLIASRQLREHQVMWSLLNREGAWAQQRGQGPLKLTRGRESELWRYLHLKSLPAKRPGARPAPPLRQKNRPGGPKPGIWRG from the coding sequence ATGCAGTCTCCCCCCTTTGCCCGCATCGCCGATGCCTTTGGTAGTGTGGAGAAAAAGCTCCCCGGTAGCACCACGTTTCGTCCCCTCTCCATCGGGGATCGTGTCCCTGCGGCCACTGTCCTGCGCACCGCAAGCGATGCCGCCCTTCTGATCGAGCTCCCCGACAAGCATGTCGTGCGGGTCGGGGCCAGTAGCACTGTGGTACTCAACCAGCTGGGGCAGGATAAGCAGTTTGCCCTCAAGGTGCTCAGCGGCCAGGTCTGGGCCTTGGTCAAGAAGGCCAACCACCCCTCCAAGTTCACTGTGGAGACCTCCAGTGGGGTCGCGGGGGTTACGGGGACCTTCTTTGCCGTGGGCCTAGACCAAGAGACCCAGGAGATGATTGTCAGCACGGAGGAGGGCAGTGTCGAGGTGCAGTCCTACGACGATGCAGGGGTGCCTCTGGGCCAGCCGGTGGCTGTCCGTGAGGGCATGATGGTTCGAGCCGCCCGCCAGCGCGCCAAGCTCATCGCGAGCCGTCAGCTCCGAGAGCACCAGGTCATGTGGAGCCTGCTCAACCGTGAAGGGGCCTGGGCGCAGCAGCGTGGTCAAGGCCCTCTCAAGCTCACCCGAGGCCGCGAGTCGGAGCTCTGGCGGTACTTGCACCTAAAGAGCCTCCCCGCCAAGCGCCCCGGAGCAAGGCCCGCTCCGCCCCTAAGGCAAAAAAACCGCCCCGGCGGCCCAAAACCTGGTATCTGGCGCGGCTAA